A single Candidatus Atribacteria bacterium DNA region contains:
- a CDS encoding aldo/keto reductase, whose protein sequence is MKKYSLGKTGIKVTELCFGALPIGPMQANIPIEKGAKLIRTALEKGINFID, encoded by the coding sequence ATGAAAAAATATTCATTAGGAAAGACAGGGATCAAAGTAACTGAATTATGTTTTGGTGCATTGCCCATAGGACCTATGCAGGCAAATATACCTATTGAAAAAGGAGCAAAACTTATACGCACAGCTTTGGAAAAAGGAATAAATTTTATCGAT